Proteins encoded by one window of Fimbriiglobus ruber:
- a CDS encoding DUF1501 domain-containing protein has translation MTHLQPVPGIVPPGCLQVGSRRWFLRTGLAGVAAAAVGPQSQGAASREKPAVILFWLSGGLSHIDSWDPKPAAPVEVRGPFGSIPTRVPGVRVSEHLPLQANIMDRLTLIRSVDCRGSDHTPITMQAGNALARRTNDGKDGGGYPSMGSIAAKFRGPNDPALPAFVGLADSWKADVWGAGHMGSAYDPVQGTDLAGRIALPAGVSVPRLQDRDDLRRRLDAARSDLDAAGDRMDGHARRALDMITSGKARKAFQLDDEPARVRDAYGRDSIGEKALLARRLVEAGTTFALVSGAWGYFDHHGDDVQWGGIVKGLKPLLPRIDRVIYALVTDLADRGLLDSTLVLMMGEFGRGPVVNKNAGRDHWTNCMSALVAGGGLRTGQVIGSTDAKGYDVQDRRVGPSDIAATVFHHLGIDQTAHWEDSQGRPTPIVTQNGRPIPELV, from the coding sequence GTGACACACTTGCAACCCGTGCCGGGGATCGTACCTCCCGGGTGCCTCCAGGTCGGCTCTCGGCGGTGGTTCCTTCGCACCGGCCTCGCGGGCGTCGCTGCCGCAGCGGTCGGCCCACAGTCGCAAGGTGCGGCCAGCCGTGAGAAACCGGCCGTGATCCTGTTCTGGCTCTCGGGCGGGCTGAGTCACATCGACTCGTGGGACCCGAAGCCCGCCGCGCCCGTAGAGGTGCGCGGGCCGTTCGGGTCGATCCCGACTCGTGTCCCGGGCGTGCGGGTGAGCGAGCACCTGCCGCTCCAGGCCAACATCATGGACCGGCTCACCCTGATCCGGTCGGTCGACTGCCGGGGGAGCGACCACACGCCGATCACGATGCAAGCTGGCAACGCCCTTGCCCGCCGGACGAACGATGGCAAGGACGGCGGCGGGTACCCGTCGATGGGGTCGATCGCGGCCAAGTTCCGTGGGCCGAATGACCCGGCCCTCCCGGCGTTCGTCGGCTTGGCCGACAGCTGGAAGGCGGACGTCTGGGGCGCCGGGCACATGGGGTCGGCTTACGACCCGGTGCAAGGCACGGACCTCGCCGGGCGAATCGCGCTACCCGCCGGGGTGTCCGTCCCGCGACTTCAGGACCGCGACGACCTCCGCCGCCGGCTCGACGCCGCCCGCAGCGACCTCGACGCGGCCGGCGACCGCATGGACGGCCACGCCCGCCGGGCGCTTGACATGATTACTTCAGGCAAGGCGCGGAAGGCGTTCCAACTCGACGACGAGCCTGCCCGCGTCCGCGACGCCTACGGCCGCGACAGCATCGGCGAGAAAGCGCTGCTCGCGCGGCGGCTGGTCGAAGCCGGGACGACGTTCGCCCTCGTGAGCGGGGCGTGGGGCTACTTCGACCACCACGGCGACGACGTTCAGTGGGGCGGGATCGTGAAGGGGCTGAAGCCGCTCCTGCCGCGGATCGACCGCGTGATTTACGCGCTCGTAACCGACCTGGCGGACCGCGGGCTCCTCGACTCGACGCTCGTGTTGATGATGGGCGAGTTCGGCCGCGGCCCCGTCGTCAACAAGAATGCCGGCCGCGACCACTGGACGAACTGCATGTCGGCCCTCGTCGCCGGGGGCGGGCTGCGGACGGGCCAGGTGATCGGCAGCACGGACGCGAAAGGGTACGACGTTCAAGACCGCCGCGTCGGGCCGTCGGACATCGCGGCCACGGTCTTCCACCACCTCGGCATCGACCAGACCGCCCACTGGGAAGACTCGCAGGGCCGGCCCACCCCGATCGTCACCCAGAACGGCCGACCCATTCCTGAACTCGTCTGA
- a CDS encoding IS630 family transposase: MAEARDGKRTVYFVDASHFVLASFLGWVWCFVRLHVRAASGRQRYNVLGALNAVTHELVTEINTTYITATSVCALLRKIAALGGSLPITLVLDNARYQRCALVEHTAKALGIELLFLPSYSPNLNLIERLWKFVKKEALNSRHHQDFKKFQEAIDHCLADLPTKHREKLATLMTHKFQTWDNVSLLDA; encoded by the coding sequence TTGGCGGAAGCCCGCGACGGTAAGCGGACGGTGTACTTCGTGGACGCGTCGCACTTCGTCTTGGCGTCGTTCCTGGGGTGGGTGTGGTGCTTCGTCCGGTTACATGTCCGGGCCGCGTCGGGACGGCAGAGGTACAACGTGCTGGGTGCGCTGAACGCGGTCACGCACGAGCTGGTGACAGAAATCAACACGACGTACATCACGGCCACCTCGGTGTGTGCGTTGCTCCGCAAGATCGCGGCCCTCGGTGGGTCATTGCCGATCACGCTGGTACTCGACAACGCCCGCTACCAGCGGTGCGCGCTGGTGGAGCACACGGCCAAGGCACTCGGGATCGAGTTGTTGTTCCTGCCGTCGTATTCGCCGAACCTGAACTTGATCGAGCGACTCTGGAAGTTCGTGAAGAAGGAGGCGTTGAACAGCCGCCACCATCAGGACTTCAAGAAGTTCCAGGAGGCCATCGACCATTGCTTGGCGGATCTGCCGACGAAACACCGAGAGAAACTGGCGACCCTGATGACCCACAAATTCCAGACGTGGGACAATGTGTCACTCCTGGACGCGTAA